In Trichocoleus desertorum NBK24, the following are encoded in one genomic region:
- a CDS encoding ferritin-like domain-containing protein, which translates to MNIFTYALHLVGSAATAYVYARQIRDPLTRPNIVAGFQLAESGSVPFLEALRDRAAAEGDAWLAERLGRHAADERRHGQIFAQALKQLNKQVIDFKQLAKQAEERKPEQRRSPFFAAYFDGYSQADLKPENIDWIVFMASTYILELDASKDFARMAQVLPDDDLRSANLKKGMLSIAKDETGHAAYLYEALERRLPAAQVVELVDEWRSRKINALLAMVGNLVQKNGQMPSLVQDGAPPEAHPEPSELQAAA; encoded by the coding sequence ATGAATATCTTTACCTACGCCCTGCATTTGGTTGGATCTGCGGCTACGGCTTATGTCTATGCCCGCCAAATTCGTGATCCCTTAACTAGACCCAATATCGTTGCAGGGTTCCAATTAGCAGAGTCTGGTTCCGTACCATTTCTAGAAGCATTACGCGATCGCGCTGCTGCCGAAGGAGATGCTTGGTTGGCAGAGAGACTAGGCCGTCATGCCGCAGATGAACGGCGACACGGGCAAATCTTTGCTCAAGCGTTGAAGCAACTCAACAAGCAAGTAATTGACTTCAAGCAACTAGCAAAGCAAGCAGAAGAGCGTAAACCCGAACAACGCCGCAGTCCCTTCTTTGCGGCCTATTTTGATGGCTATTCCCAAGCTGACCTAAAGCCAGAAAACATAGACTGGATCGTGTTTATGGCCAGCACCTACATTCTGGAGTTGGATGCCAGCAAAGACTTTGCGCGGATGGCCCAGGTTCTCCCGGATGACGATCTGCGGAGTGCCAATTTGAAGAAAGGCATGCTCAGCATTGCTAAAGATGAGACGGGCCATGCGGCTTATCTATATGAGGCTCTAGAACGTCGCTTGCCTGCCGCTCAAGTCGTTGAGTTGGTGGATGAGTGGCGATCGCGTAAAATCAATGCTTTGTTAGCAATGGTCGGAAATTTGGTGCAGAAAAATGGTCAGATGCCTTCGTTGGTGCAAGATGGTGCGCCGCCAGAAGCGCATCCCGAACCATCTGAACTTCAGGCAGCAGCCTAA